In the Pongo abelii isolate AG06213 chromosome 9, NHGRI_mPonAbe1-v2.0_pri, whole genome shotgun sequence genome, cacccggctaatttttttgtattttactagagatggggtttcactgtgttagccagaatggtcttgatctcctgacctcgttatccacccaccttggcctcccaaagtgctgggattacaggcgtgagccactgcgcccggccgaggtttttttttggtttttttttttttttttttttttgaggcagagtctcactctgtcgccaggctggagtgcagtggcgcgatctcggctcactgctacctccacctcccgggttcaagcgattcttctgcctcagcctcctgagtagctgggattacaggcgcccaccaccacacccagctaatattttgtattttagtagagatgggatttcaccatgttggccaggatggtctcaatctcctgacctcgtgatccacccgcctcggcctcccaaagtgctgggattacaggcttgagccactgcgcctggccctggccGGGAGGTTTTAACAGGATGGGAGGGGAATCAACTTTCCCTGAGGGCCGGCTCTGGTGCAAGGTGTTTTACAAATGTGTACTCATTCGTATCTTCCCAATAACtgtgatccccattttacaggcaaCTCAACTGAGGTTAGAGAGGCCACATATGTGCCTGAGGTCACACATTAAGTaaatggcaaagccaggattAGACGCTCGGTCTGTGTGACTGCACAGGAATCAGGATGGAATTGCTGAGAACACAAGCTTTGCTTCAGCCCTGAGTCCTGGCTCTGACCCGGATGCTTTTGACCTTGGGCATGCTGTGTAGCCGCTcaaagcctcagtgtcctcatctataaaatgcaggCCTAGAGTAACCATGCAGGTGGCAAGTGTTAAACGAGATGGTCAGGCCCCATATGGCCTGGCAGTATTATTTAATGTTACTATAACCTTTTCCTGCCCTGCCCAACCCTGAGCTCACCCCATACTGCCTGGCTGTCCCCCACAGACCATTACTGGGACTTCCACCCACACCATGTGCACAGCGAGTTCGAGAGCTTCGCCGAGAACAACTTCACGGAGCTCCAGAGCGTGCAGCCCCCGCAGCTACAGCAGCTCTACCGCCACATGGAGCTGGAGCAGATGCACGTTCTCGACACCCCCATGGTGCCACCCCATCCCAGTCTTGGCcaccaggtgcatgccaccgcctGCCCCGTCCCCCAGGAGACTGCCAGGCCTGTGGTGGGGCCCGGGAGCTTCACAGGAAGCTGACACAGGCTCTTACCCAACTCAGCTTCCTGCCCCACAGCGCCAACGGCGGCTGGAGCCCCAACGGCTGCTGCCTGACCCCCCGAGTGACCTCATGACCCCACACCCCTTATCTCGTCTCACCCCGAGTATGGACAGACCCCAGATAATTCTCGCACCCTCACTGAGCCTCCCCACTCCAACGCCTTGTTGTGGGCCCTCCTGGGCCTCACTGTCTGCCACCCCCATTCACTAGCCCTCATGGATCCCACACCAAGTCACTGAACACCTCTACTGACCCTGCCTCTCCCCAGTGACCCTTCCTACTGACCCTAACCCGGATCAGTGACCTCTGCTGACCTCCACCACCCCTACTGACCTCCAGGGTCCCTCCACTCACTCATCACCCCACCTATGAAACCCCCTTCCAGACCCAACGCACCGGCCCCTAGCACACCCATTTCTGACCCCAGCCTAATGCGGGTCCACACAGCACCTCTGCAGGGAGGAGAACAAGGCACCACTTCCCCGGTGCCCACAGTCCTAAACCAGGAGAGCTGGGTGGGCTGGATGTCAGCACCCCTCACCCCACAGCCTGCACCCTATGTGCAGCACCTCAACTGGCCCCCCTTTTCCCTGGCTTTCCCCCAGTCTCCTGTGCCTGCCATTGTCCCCTGCCCTCTGCACTCTTTCTCTCCCGAGCTGACCTCCCTCCCAGCCCCCCTGAGCTGTAAGCTGGCCCTTCCTGACTCTGACCTCCTTCCCTCACCGTCCAGGTCTCCTACCTGCCTCGGATGTGCCTCCAGTACCCATCCCtgtccccagcccagcccagctcagatGAGGAGGAGGGCGAGCGGCAGAGCCCCCCACTGGAGGTGTCTGATGGCGAGGCGGATGGCCTGGAGCCCGGGCCTGGGCTCCTGCCTGGGGAGACAGGTGGGGCACCTGGCCCTCCACCCTGGCCCCAACCCTGGCcgtgtctgtgccctgcccccacccagccAGGCCAACTGACCCAGCAGTCACGCCACTgagttgcgtgtgtgtgtgtgtgcatgtttgccaatgtgtgtgttttgtggggCTGTCTGTGGctgtctctatgtgtgtgtgtgtatctgctgTGAGTGCATACAGGCATCTCCATGAAGTGTGCcaggtgtgtgtgtctctctgtgccaTGAATGTGTGTAGATCTGGGTGTGTGTGAGGAAGTGTGCAGAGGGTGTGTGTGCACAGGTATGGGCAGGTGCATGTTTGCGAGTGGctgtgtgagtgggtgtgtgagAAGGTGAATGTGAGAGCTGGTGTGGCTGAGAGTGGGCGTGGCCATGTTTGTGTGTCTGTCAGCATATGAATGTATTTCAGTGTGTGTGAGCAGGTGTGCACGTATGATGTCAGTGGGTGTCAGCAGTGTGTGGGTGTGCCTGTGTGAGCAGGGATGTGAGCATGGTATATGTGAGTGGCTGTAAGCAGGCATGTGTGAGTGATATGTGTGAGTGGGGGTGTGATAGCAGGTGTGTGAGCAAgtgtatatgtgtgaatgtgtatgtaaGCAGGGATGTGTGTGATATAAGTGAGTGTGTGAACGGGCATGAGTGTGCGAGCAGGTGTGTGTCAGTGGatgtgtgagtgggtgtgaaCATGTTTGAGGGTGTATGTAAGCAGGTGTGTGTGAGCAGGAAGGTGTGAGCTGGGGTGTGtgagcatgtatgtgtatatgtgagaAGGTTTGTGCATGTATGTGAGTGGATATGTGTTTTagcatgtgtgagcatgtgtgtgttccTGTGTGTGAGCAGGTGTGTGTGAGGGGGTGAGGACGTGCTTAAGCACCTGCATGTGTGAGCAGGTGTGCATGTGAGTAGGTGTGCGaacaggtgtgtgtatgtgtgaaagcaggtgtgtgaatgagtgtgtgaGAATGAATGGGTAAgagtgggccgggcgtggtggctcatgcctgtaatcccagcactttgggaggctgaggcaggcggatcacctgaggtcaggtgttcaagaccagcctggccaacatggcgaaacctcgtctctactaaaaatacaaaaagtagtcaggcgtggtggtgaacgcctgtaatcccagctacttggaaggctgagacaggagaattgcttgaacccgggaggtggaggttgcagtgagccgagatcatgccattgcactccagcctgggcaacaagagcaaaactccgtctcaaaaacaagagAATGGGTGTGATGTGTGAGTGTGAGCAGGTGTGTGTGAGCATGCAcgagtatgcatgtgtgtgagctGCTGTGAGTGGGTGTGAGAGCAGACTGTGTGTGAGCATTTGAGTGTGCAAGTGGGTATCTGGTTGTGTGTGAACAGGCATGTAAGCAAGCAAGTGGATGTGCATGAGCagaatgtgtgtgcatgcgtgagCAGGTGTGAGTGAGGTGCaagtgtgtgtgagtggtgtgaaATATGAGTGAGCAGGTGTCAATGAGGTGTGAATGAGCTGGTGTGAGCtggtgtgagcgtgtgtgtgagtgcataAGTGAGCAGCTGTGAGGTGTGAGCATGCATGTGAGCAGGCATGTGTGAGGTGTGAGCatatgtgtgagcatgtgtgtgcaggtgtgtgtgggcAGGTGTGTGTGAGAGTGGGTGTGAGTGAGagatgtgagcatgtgtgtgaggtgtgaagtgtgagcatgtgtgaggTGTGAGCATGTGAGTGCATGTGAATGTGTGAGGTGTTAGCATGTGTGaagtgtgagcatgtgtgtatgaGTTTGtgagcatgagtgtgtgtgtgagagacctGGTGTGAGGTGTGTGAGAAGGTGTGTGTATGAATAggtgagcatgtgtgtgagcagatgtgagcatgtgtgagtgggtgtgtgcATGAGCATAAGTGTGTGAGCaggggcatgtgtgtgtggggCTGAGTAATGTGAAATATGTGtgagcaggtgtgtgtgtgcaagcaTGTGTGTGAGTAGGTGTGGGCAGGTGTGATCATATGTGAGTGGATATGTGTGTGAGTGAATGGTGTGAGGTGtgtaagcatgtgtgtgtgagcaggGGCATGTGTGTGCGAGGGTGAGCAATGTGAGGTGTGACGGTGAGCAGTGTGAGATGTGTAAGCAAGTGTGTTTGTGCAAGCATATGTGAGCAGGTATAGGCAGGTGTGATCATCTATGAGACCTGTGAAGTGTATGAGGTGTGTGTGAGCACATGAGTGTGTGAGACCTGGTGTGAGGTGTGTGAGCAGGTGTGAGTGGGCGTGTGTATGAGTGTGAGAAGGTGCATTGTGTGGGTGTGAccctgtgtgtgggggtgtgagtgggtctgtgtgtgtgcatgtgtgtgagtgggtgtATTGGATGGGTGTGAGTGTGCATGAGTGGGTGTGAATGAGGTGTGAGCAGGAGTGGGTGTGACCAGGTGTGTGTGAGTGGGTTGTGACTGTGTAAGCGGATGCAGTGTGTGGGTTTGAACGTGTGGGTGGGTGCAAGCGTGAGTGGGTGTGTCGTGTGGGTGCCAGTGTGTGGGGGCATGTTAGTGAATGGGTGTGTTTGTGAGCATGAGTGTGGGTGTGAGCAGGTAtattgtgtgggtgtgtgagcaAGTGTGACCGGGTGTGAGATGTGGGTATGAATGTGCaagtgggtgggtgtgggtgcaATctggtgtgtgaggtgtgtgggtGCATTGCACaagcatgtgtgtgagcatgtgggTGTGAGTCTGAGTGTGTGAGCACGtgcattgtgtgtgcatgtgtgtgagcatgtgtgtgatcAGGTGCAttgtatgtgtgtacgtgtgaGCAAATGTGTgggtgtgagcatgtgtgagtgGTTGCATTGTGTTTGAGCAtgagtgtgagtgggtgtgagAAGGTGCGTTGTGTGACCacgtgtgtgagtgggtgtgggCGTGATGTGTGAGCATGAGTGTAAGCAGGTGCGGGTGAGTGGGTGCGTTATGTgggtgtgtgagcatgtgtgtgcactTGCATTGTGTGGGTGCGAGTGTGTGCGCGTGGGGGGGTGAAtgcgtgtgtgtgagtgggtgtgtgggAACGGGTGTGTGTGCGCAAgcaggtgcgtgtgtgtgtgagtgtgggtgcgTTGTGTGTGCACGCCCGGCGCGGGCTGGGGCAGCCGTTCCCCTGCCCTTCCCGGCCACCCCGTCCCCGGGTCCCTGTGCGTGCGCAAGGGGTGGGGGCGGCTCCCATGTGGGCCCCGGGCCCCCTCCCACCGGGCCCTCCCCCCGCAGGCAGCAAGAAGAAGATCCGCCTGTACCAGTTCCTGTTGGACCTGCTCCGCAGCGGCGACATGAAGGACAGCATCTGGTGGGTGGACAAGGACAAGGGCACCTTCCAGTTCTCGTCCAAGCACAAGGAGGCGCTGGCGCACCGCTGGGGCATCCAGAAGGGCAACCGCAAGAAGATGACCTACCAGAAGATGGCGCGCGCGCTGCGCAACTACGGCAAGACGGGCGAGGTCAAGAAGGTGAAGAAGAAGCTCACCTACCAGTTCAGCGGCGAAGTGCTGGGCCGCGGGGGCCTGGCCGAGCGGCGCCACCCGGCCCACTGAGCCCGCAGCCCCCGCCGGGCCCCGCCAGGCCTCCCCGCTGGCCATAGCATTAAGCCCTCGCCCGGCCTGGACACAGGGAGGACGCTCCCGGGGCCCAGAGGCAGGACTGTGGCGGGCCGGGCCTCGCCTCACCCGCCCCCAACCCCCCCTTCAGCCCCCCTCCACCTCCCGCTTCGCCTCCCTCCAGGACTCCGCCCCGGCTCCGGGACGCCACCTGGGCGTCAGACCCCACCGGGGCAACCTTGCTGAGGACGACCCGGGGTACTGCCTTGGGAGTCTCAAGTCCGTATGTAAATCAGATCTCCCCTCTCACCCCTCCCACCCATTAACCTCCTCCCAGAAAACAAGTAAAGTTATTCTCAATCCATCCTCTTGCAGCACAGAGTCTCTTTTACAATTTGTTGTGTACCTCTTCTGGCCCCTGTGTGCTGCGACGTCTCTCTTTTTGTCATTTGTCTATCGGGTGTTTACCGAGGACTGTACCCAATGCTGGACCCTGGGAACATGAGGACCAATGACACAGAGCGCCTGACCAGGAGTTAGAGTTTGGTGGAAAGAACAAGTCCTCAACTGTGATTAGGAGAATAGATCCTATTTAAAAGCTCTCTACTCCTGAtagttgttgtttttaagccTTGATGAGGTTTGAACTCATAAGATGATGATGACCATAGCAACAACATCGGATTTTCTGGTCAATTAGCACCTGCCAACCTTGAGATGTGGAGTCTAATATCACTCCATTTTATagaatgggaaactgaggcttgtaGAGGTCAAATTATTTCCCCAAGGTCACAGCTGCTGAGTGGCCAAGTTGGATCACACTCCAGGTCTGTCCCGACACGTCAACATGGAGTGGGAGGCTTTGCTTATCTGGAAGAGGATACTCTTCAGCATTCCGAGGACAGGAATTAAGCCCCAAAGCTCCTGTGGGCCGCAAAGCGTTCTCATGAGCTGCATGGCTAGCAGGACTTTAGACCCAAGTGAATCCCTGGTGGGACCCCCAGGTTCTGTTTGCTTTCTAGCTGCTAGCCACAGCAGGGGAGAAACAGACCAAGCTGAGCAGAGAAGCCTGTAAGTCCTGTGTTTTCCTTCAGACGGTAGCAAGTAGTGGCAGTAGACAGCCTGGGAGTGAGGGACTTCCCAACGCTGTCAAAGACCTCAGGGAATCCAGATTCTGGGGCCATTATCGTAGGGAAAAATACCCCTCCACACCTCCTCAACCCCagagggctcactgcagcccaacCCTGCAGCTCCCTAGTCCTACTGCAGGGCCAGAAGAGAAGGCAAAATGGTGTTGTGTCttcatcttctatttttatttatttttttgagacagagtcttactttgttgcccaggctggagtgcagtggcacaaacacggctcactgcatgcagccctgacctccccgggctcaagtgattctcctgcctcagcctcccgagcatctgggactacaggtgtgcgccacatgcctgactgatttttgtattttttgtacagatggggtttcatcatgttgcccaggctggtctcgaactcctgagctcaagtgatctgcccgcctcagcctcccaaagtgctgggattacaggtgtgagccatttcgcccagcccatttttatttttttattattattctttgagataatacaaataatatttttattattagtatcactctgtcacccaggctgcagtgcagtggtgcgattttggctcactgcagccccgaactccttggactcaagcaatcctcccacctcagcctcctgggtagctggtactacaggtccacaccaccacacctggctaatttgtgtgtgtgtgtgtatttattttattttttattttttttagtagagatggggttttgccatgttgcccagggtggtctcgacctcctggcctcaaataatctgcttacgtcggcctcccaaagtgctgggattacagatgagccaccacacccagcctaacatttttaaaattataaacccaCTTCATACGTGTGACAATACTGTGCAGTGGGTGCTGCTTTCACCCGCCCcgctttatagatgaggaaaccaggtGCTTTGAGATTAAAGAGATGGCAGTGCCAGGACTCAGAGACACCCTGGCCCCAGGGTCTGTGGACATGACCACTGCCTGAACTGCCCGCGAGGATGCTCCTGACCCGTTAGCCTTAGGGTTATGGGCCCAGCATGCTCCCACCGTACAATTTGCTGTAAGAGGGACACACACGGGGCTTGGGGTACCCCTGAGGCTTGCCAAGGGTTGGGGAGGCAGAATTGTGCTGCGGGGCgtgagggggaagggagaggagccAGCCAGGGACAATGTGGCCCTACCTTCTCCCTGGAGAGACCTCAGCTCTCTGGAATTCATCTATATTTAGCAGGTGGCTGGACAGGAGGCAGATAAGCAGAgcctggggaggggggaggtCCCCATATATAGTGGGAAGAACAGGACCCCACTCAGTCCCTCTTTGGGTGACCTGTGCCTGCTTCGTGCCTGGTGTGACGTCTCTCAGGATGCCTGAGCCGGGGAAGAAGCCAGGTAGCTTTAGGACTGGGGTTGGGTCTAAGTGTGGGAGCAGGGGGGTGTCTACAATTGGGGAGCAGGGCTAGGAGGGAGTTCTTGAGGGGGTTGATGAGGACGTGGCCTCTGAGCCCCAGGACAGGGGCAGCCAGTCCTCCAGGGTCCTTTTTTgattctcagtttctttttcccATCCCTCTGATGAGAGGTGAAGGTAAACCCAAAGTCAGGGACGCAgagaggggacacagccaagacAGGAAGCACCCGGGGTCAACCCATTCTGAGAATGCAAAGGGACCCCTTCCCTGTCCCATTGCCTTCACCTTCCGCAGCAAGGTTCCCCGTGGACAGGGCCCACGTTTAGCGTGGAGCTGAGCCAGGCTCACAGTATGCCTTCAGACCAGTCTCTATCTACTCTGGGTCTCAGTCTCCCAACCTGGGGCGCCGGGGGTGGAGGTGGCGTTGGGTTGGTTCCTCCTGGCTGTGACATTATCTGCTTCGTGAGCCTGTACGGTGTGGCCCCCATGTTGAGGGTGACACAGCCCCTCTTCTCTGAGAGAGGACAGTCAGGATCCCCTGAACCCAGGCCAAGGGCAGGGAAAATCACAGCCCAGAGACCTGGGCCTGGGCCGTGCCCTTACCAAGGTTGTCCAGGGCAGAGATCCAGGTCCCCATCCCCCAGCGCCCTCCCAGGCCAGCTTTATCTCAGTTGCTGATTCTCAGCCAGAGGTCCTTGAAGGACAAATTTGGCCACATTCCAAGTAGGCAGACTTCCCCGCCCCCTGCCAAGGGCCCCAGATGGTTGGGGGAAAGGGAGCTGGGTTCATCACGGGTGTCTCCAAGCAGGGAAAGTGGACATATGCAGCAAAAGTCTTGTGTGGAGGTCAGGACCACAGCCCTGGCTCTCCCgactactagctgtgtgacctcagaggAGCCgcttagcttctctgagcctcagtgtcttccTCTGAGAAATGAACAGAATAACTGCAACTACCTCAGAGAACTGGTAGAGTATTACACGAGGGGATGCATAGAAAGTGCTAGCACAGTATTTACTGAGAAgggctgcaggggtggggtgcaCGCTTCAACCAGGGGCCGCTGTAGCCTCCACCTGGCCCTTCAGTCTCAGCTTTTAGCAAGAAGCCACGGTCAGTGGAAGTGGCCGCAGGCAGCCCTGCCGTGTTCGAGGCCGAGACAGAGCGGGCAGGAGTGAAGGTGCGCTGGCAGCGTGGAGGCAGTGACATCAGCGCCAGCAACAAGTACGGCCTGGCCACAGAGGGCACACGGCATACGCTGACAGTGCGGGAAGTGGGCCCTGCCGACCAGGGATCCTACGCAGTCATTGCTGGCTCCTCCAAGGTCAAGTTCGACCTCAAGGTCATAGAGGCAGGTAAGATCCTGGTCAGCCTTCCCTGAGGTTTGGGctcctgggggaggggcagcccAGCGACTCTCCATCCATCCAGGGAACAGGAGGTGCTTTCACACTTTCTTGCCTTTGCTGTGGCTGTGCCCCCCGCCAGGAACGCCCTTTCCCCCTTTTCTGCACATGACCTCTCTGAGTACCCGCATGTGCCATCCTGGCCTGTTCCAGCCATGGGGTAGGTGGGAGAGATGAACAAGACACAACCCCACTCTCACCCGGCAGACCTCCCTGGGGAGATGACCCCGCACAGAGGGCACCTTGTGTGCTGGCCAGGAAGCCCCAGGAGCTGTGGATGAGGGGAGTGCAGCCCAGTCTGAGGGGCTGCTCTAAGGCTGGGGCAGAGCAGGGATGGACCTGGAGCTGTTCAGGGCAGGTGCAGAGGACGTGGGAACTGATGGCCTGGGACAGCGAAGAGAATGTGAGAGGCAGGCTGGCTCTCCAGCTCAGCATGAGCTGCCTCTGAGGGGCCCAGGCAGTGGGAGGACAGCCGTGGCAGACTTTCCTCGTCCACAGCGGGCTCATGGGTCCGATGCTCAGGAGAGAGAGGGTGGAGGGGTCTCTGGTTAGTGGCTGCACCATGACTCCCGTCTGATCCCCTCCAGAGCTCAGGAGAGAGAGGGTGGAGGGGTCTCTGGTTAGTGGCTGCACCACGACTCCCGTCTGATCCCCTCCAGAGAAGGCAGAGCCCATGctggcccctgcccctgcccctgctgaGGCCACTGGAGCCCCTGGAGAAGCCCCGGCCCCAGCCACTGAGCTGGGAGAAAGTGCCCCAAGTCCCAAAGGTGAgaggggctgggcagggaggggcaggATCCGTGGGTAGGGGGTATCCAAGGCAGGTCTCAAAAGCCTTtgcttggccaggtgcggtggctcaggcctataatccccagtactttgggaggccgaggcaggcggattatgaggtcaggagattgagaccatcctggctaacatggtgaaaccccgtctctactaaaaatacaaaaaaattagccgggcgtggtggtgggcgcctgtagtcccagctgcttgggaggctgaggcaggagaatggtgtgaacccgggaggcggagcttgcagtgagccgagatcacgcctctgcactccagcctgggtgacagagcgagactccgtctcaaaataaaaaaacaccaaaaaaacaaaaaacaaacaaacagaaaaagcctTTGCTCGCAGGGTCAAGCTCAGCAGCTCTCAATGGCCCTACCCCTGGAGCCCCCGATGACCCCATTGGCCTGTTCGTGATGCGGCCACAGGATGGCGAGGTGACCGTGGGTgagtgtgagctgctgtgcccagcatTGGGGTGGGAAGGGGGGCAGCAGGACACTCCCCAAGCCGGGCCTGTCACCCTGCCTTTGCAGGTGGCAGCATCACCTTCTCAGCCCGTGTGGCCGGTGCCAGCCTCCTGAAGCCGCCTGTGGTCAAGTGGTTCAAGGGCAAATGGGTGGACCTGAGCAGCAAGGTGGGCCAGCACCTGCAGCTGCACGACAGCTACGACCGCGCCAGCAAGGTGGGTCCGCCAGGGTCGTGGAGACACGGGGAGAGGGGACATGGAGAGCCCTGGAAGGCACAAGGCACACAGAGGGCACCATGAGACCCAGAGGCACACACGAGCTGCAAGGAAGGGGTGTGGGGAATCTGGGAGGCgggtggaggggccaggggccCACAGGGAGATCCCGGAGGCCTGGGGGCCAGGGAGCGCAATGAGGCTCATGGGAGCACTGTCGGGGACCTGGGAGACTTGGTGGACATGATCGCCTCAAGGGGGCACCTAATAAGGTTTGGCCCAGGGTCGGGGGGTGCCCAGCGTGGTCAGGAAGTCTGGAGGACACTGTGAAGCACGAGGGCACCAGCTAGTGGGGTTGTAAAGCCCCTGGATGGGTGAGTATCAGGGCTAAGGGCTCAAGGGACCCTCAGGGATTAACCAGAACAATTCCTCATTATACAGACACGGAAACCAAAGCTTGAGAGGTTAAGTGGCTGCTCCAAGGTCACTTAGACACAGGCCTAGAACCTTAAGCcttggttttttgtgttttgtttttttccgcCCTGCCCACCAGAACCTTAAGACTTAAGTCCCCTTGTTTGTTCGCTCCAAGCCTCTGCTTTTCCCAACCTTCCCCAGTCCTGGGCTAGGCAAGGGGGCCTCTAGCAAGAGAGGCCAACATGTTCCGCTGTGAGGGGCTGTGCATTGCACAAAAGCCTGTATTTCACCACAACCATGTGCCAGCAGATGGCAGTCATGGGTTTCGAGATAGTCCCCTTTCTCTATACAAAAACTCTGTATGGGTTAACTAAACCCTGAGGGTGAGAAGGTTGATGAGCATTTGTCACTCCCagactgctttaaaaatatatatgtattatttgagacatggtctcactctgtcgctcaggctggagtgcaatggttcaatcttggctcactgcaacctccacctcctgggttcaagagattctcccacctcagcctcccgagtagctgaaactagaggtgtgcaccaccatacttggctaatttttgttatttttagtagagacggaatttcaccacgttggccgggc is a window encoding:
- the SPI1 gene encoding transcription factor PU.1 isoform X1, producing MLQACKMEGFPLVPPQPSEDLVPYDTDLYQRQTHEYYPYLSSDGESHSDHYWDFHPHHVHSEFESFAENNFTELQSVQPPQLQQLYRHMELEQMHVLDTPMVPPHPSLGHQVSYLPRMCLQYPSLSPAQPSSDEEEGERQSPPLEVSDGEADGLEPGPGLLPGETGSKKKIRLYQFLLDLLRSGDMKDSIWWVDKDKGTFQFSSKHKEALAHRWGIQKGNRKKMTYQKMARALRNYGKTGEVKKVKKKLTYQFSGEVLGRGGLAERRHPAH
- the SPI1 gene encoding transcription factor PU.1 isoform X2, encoding MLQACKMEGFPLVPPPSEDLVPYDTDLYQRQTHEYYPYLSSDGESHSDHYWDFHPHHVHSEFESFAENNFTELQSVQPPQLQQLYRHMELEQMHVLDTPMVPPHPSLGHQVSYLPRMCLQYPSLSPAQPSSDEEEGERQSPPLEVSDGEADGLEPGPGLLPGETGSKKKIRLYQFLLDLLRSGDMKDSIWWVDKDKGTFQFSSKHKEALAHRWGIQKGNRKKMTYQKMARALRNYGKTGEVKKVKKKLTYQFSGEVLGRGGLAERRHPAH